From a single Maritimibacter sp. DP1N21-5 genomic region:
- a CDS encoding pyridoxal phosphate-dependent aminotransferase, with amino-acid sequence MSFLSATLARVKPSPTIAVTTLAQELKAAGRDVIGLGAGEPDFDTPENIKAAGIAAIEAGKTKYTAPDGLPELKRAICEKFARENGLTYTPRQISVGTGGKQILYNALMATLDPGDEVIIPAPYWVSYPDMVLLAGGEPVIVECGVAAAFKMTPDQLEAAITPKTKWLIFNSPSNPTGAGYSREELQALTAVLVKHPHVWIMSDDMYEHLVFDDFKFFSPAQIEPALYDRTLTVNGVSKAYAMTGWRIGYAGGPVELIDAMRMIQSQSTSNPCTISQWAAVEALTGPQDYLAGNAALFQRRRDLVVKMLNEAEGISCPTPEGAFYVYPDIAGCIGKTTPDGTAITNDEVFCTKLLEETGVAVVFGAAFGVSPNFRISYATSDAQLTEACQRIQRFCAALS; translated from the coding sequence ATGTCTTTCCTCTCCGCGACCCTAGCCCGTGTGAAACCCTCGCCGACCATCGCCGTGACGACGCTCGCGCAGGAATTGAAGGCGGCGGGGCGTGACGTGATCGGCCTTGGCGCGGGCGAACCGGACTTCGACACGCCCGAGAACATCAAGGCCGCCGGGATCGCGGCGATCGAGGCAGGCAAGACGAAATACACCGCGCCCGACGGGCTCCCCGAGCTGAAGCGGGCGATCTGTGAGAAATTCGCGCGGGAGAACGGCTTGACCTATACGCCGCGCCAGATTTCCGTGGGCACGGGCGGAAAGCAGATCCTCTATAACGCGCTCATGGCGACGCTCGATCCCGGCGACGAGGTTATCATCCCGGCCCCCTACTGGGTGAGCTATCCCGACATGGTGCTCCTCGCGGGGGGCGAGCCGGTGATCGTGGAATGCGGCGTGGCGGCCGCCTTCAAGATGACGCCCGACCAGCTCGAGGCGGCGATCACACCGAAGACCAAGTGGCTCATCTTCAACTCGCCGTCGAACCCGACCGGCGCCGGCTATTCGCGCGAGGAACTGCAGGCCCTGACCGCTGTGCTGGTGAAACACCCCCATGTCTGGATCATGTCGGACGACATGTATGAACACCTTGTCTTCGACGACTTCAAATTCTTCTCCCCGGCCCAGATCGAGCCCGCGCTCTATGACCGGACCCTCACCGTCAATGGCGTGTCCAAGGCCTATGCCATGACCGGCTGGCGGATCGGATATGCAGGCGGGCCCGTCGAACTGATCGACGCGATGCGTATGATCCAGTCGCAGTCGACCTCGAACCCCTGCACGATTTCGCAATGGGCCGCGGTCGAGGCGCTGACGGGACCGCAGGACTACCTCGCCGGGAACGCCGCGCTCTTCCAGCGTCGCCGCGACCTCGTGGTGAAAATGCTGAACGAGGCCGAGGGTATTTCCTGCCCGACGCCGGAGGGGGCCTTCTATGTCTACCCCGACATCGCGGGTTGCATCGGCAAGACGACCCCGGACGGCACGGCGATCACGAATGACGAGGTGTTCTGCACCAAGCTCCTCGAGGAGACCGGCGTGGCCGTGGTCTTTGGCGCGGCGTTCGGCGTCAGCCCGAATTTCCGCATCTCCTACGCCACCTCGGACGCGCAATTGACCGAGGCCTGCCAGCGGATCCAGAGATTCTGCGCCGCTCTCTCCTGA
- a CDS encoding MATE family efflux transporter yields MSSFATYRGHVRAHLTLGLPLVGSQLAQVAVQTTDTLMVGWYDVRALAALVLATSLYLILMIFFSGFAWAVTPLVAAAAEAGDNQRIRRATRMGLWLVLAGGVLCLPIFWFSAPLLRVLGQEADIADMAQTYLRIAGFGLIPALVVMTLKGYLSALEHTRVQFWVTVGAAVANAGLNWLLIFGNLGAPEMGIRGAALASLAVNALSALALAAYSLRVFPAHRLFQRLWRPDPSAFREVAGMGWQIGLTTVAEVGLFNFSSIIMGWIGAVALAAHGIALQVTTVAFMVQLGLSNAATVRAGRSMGRRDFTALRDGALSVWGLGFAFALVAVAVFLLFPDALVGAFVDPDDPLRPRILVIGGSLLAMAALFQVADSAQVMGISILRGMQDTRVPMLMAAFAYWGVGAPAMWVFGVLLGGGGIGVWVGLVLGLTVSAILLAFRFRRLVSTL; encoded by the coding sequence ATGTCATCCTTCGCCACATATCGCGGCCACGTCCGGGCCCATCTGACCCTGGGCCTGCCCCTCGTGGGCAGCCAACTCGCGCAGGTGGCCGTGCAGACCACCGACACGCTCATGGTCGGCTGGTATGACGTGCGCGCGCTGGCGGCGCTGGTCCTTGCGACCTCGCTCTATCTCATCCTCATGATCTTCTTCTCGGGCTTCGCCTGGGCCGTGACGCCGCTGGTGGCCGCTGCGGCCGAGGCAGGTGACAACCAGCGTATCCGCCGGGCGACGCGGATGGGGCTGTGGCTCGTCTTGGCCGGGGGCGTCCTGTGCCTGCCGATCTTCTGGTTCTCCGCGCCGCTCCTGCGGGTGCTGGGGCAGGAGGCCGACATTGCCGATATGGCCCAGACCTATCTGCGGATCGCGGGCTTCGGGCTGATCCCGGCGCTCGTCGTGATGACGCTCAAGGGCTATCTCTCCGCGCTCGAACACACGCGGGTGCAGTTCTGGGTCACGGTCGGCGCGGCGGTGGCAAACGCCGGTCTGAACTGGCTCCTGATCTTCGGCAATCTGGGCGCGCCGGAGATGGGAATCCGCGGCGCGGCGCTCGCCAGTCTGGCGGTCAATGCGCTGTCGGCACTGGCGCTTGCCGCCTATTCGCTCCGTGTGTTTCCCGCGCATCGGTTGTTCCAGCGGCTCTGGCGGCCCGACCCAAGCGCCTTTCGCGAGGTGGCCGGCATGGGCTGGCAGATCGGTCTGACCACCGTGGCCGAGGTCGGGCTCTTCAACTTCTCCTCGATCATCATGGGCTGGATCGGGGCGGTTGCCCTGGCGGCGCACGGGATCGCGCTTCAGGTGACGACCGTCGCCTTCATGGTGCAGCTCGGCCTGTCCAACGCGGCCACCGTGCGGGCCGGGCGCAGCATGGGGAGGCGCGACTTCACCGCGCTCAGGGACGGGGCGCTCAGTGTCTGGGGCCTCGGCTTTGCCTTCGCCCTTGTCGCCGTCGCGGTTTTCCTGCTGTTCCCCGATGCGCTCGTCGGGGCCTTCGTCGACCCCGACGACCCGCTGCGCCCCCGGATCCTGGTCATCGGCGGCAGCCTTCTGGCCATGGCGGCGCTGTTTCAGGTCGCGGATTCGGCGCAAGTCATGGGCATTTCGATCCTGCGCGGGATGCAGGACACACGCGTGCCCATGCTGATGGCAGCCTTCGCTTACTGGGGGGTCGGGGCGCCTGCGATGTGGGTCTTCGGCGTCCTTCTGGGTGGCGGCGGCATCGGGGTCTGGGTGGGCCTTGTCCTCGGGCTGACGGTTTCGGCGATCCTGCTTGCGTTCAGGTTCCGCCGCCTCGTCTCGACGCTCTAG
- a CDS encoding cyclopropane-fatty-acyl-phospholipid synthase family protein, with the protein MTMWNERFATPDYVFGTAPSRFLVEQEDHLPSGASALAIADGEGRNSVFLAERGLHVTAMEAAPNAIAKARKLAAARGVTVDFQEADIFDWDWAPGRFDRVVGVFFQFMGPEARAEVFEGMKRTTAPGGLVLIHGYTPEQIAHGTGGPKDPENLYTEDLLREAFAGWEILRLAAYEAVLDEGSGHAGRSALIDLIARKPG; encoded by the coding sequence ATGACCATGTGGAACGAACGCTTCGCGACGCCGGACTATGTATTCGGCACGGCCCCTTCGCGGTTTCTGGTCGAACAGGAGGATCATCTGCCGAGCGGGGCCTCGGCGCTGGCCATCGCTGACGGCGAAGGGCGCAATTCGGTCTTCCTTGCCGAGCGCGGGCTTCACGTTACCGCCATGGAGGCCGCGCCCAACGCCATCGCGAAGGCGCGGAAGCTGGCCGCCGCACGTGGCGTGACGGTCGATTTTCAAGAGGCCGACATCTTCGACTGGGACTGGGCGCCTGGCCGCTTCGACCGCGTAGTCGGCGTGTTCTTCCAGTTCATGGGACCCGAAGCGCGCGCGGAGGTCTTCGAGGGCATGAAGCGGACCACCGCGCCGGGTGGGCTCGTCCTCATTCACGGCTATACGCCCGAGCAGATTGCCCATGGCACGGGCGGCCCGAAGGACCCCGAGAACCTCTACACCGAAGACCTGTTGCGCGAAGCCTTCGCCGGTTGGGAGATCCTGCGCCTTGCCGCCTATGAGGCGGTGCTCGACGAAGGGTCCGGGCACGCGGGGCGCTCTGCGCTCATCGACCTGATCGCGCGCAAACCCGGCTGA
- a CDS encoding TIGR02453 family protein, giving the protein MQDMLIPQARCFFADLAAQNTRDWFAAHKALYDTEVKAPAEALLERMTDWCDGVLGVTVRPKLYRIHRDIRFSGDKTPYNTHLHMQWSMTGAPVCLLFGASRDYCKVGIGAMTMDKDKLGQWRAAVARGDDVLAEVAALRAAGWTTDDPHLRRVPAPYAQDHPEAAHLRRKGIVLWHDMDEAEIADLDHALKARFTEADGWRRSLARVIG; this is encoded by the coding sequence ATGCAAGACATGTTGATCCCCCAGGCCCGCTGCTTCTTCGCCGATCTCGCCGCCCAGAACACCCGGGACTGGTTCGCCGCGCACAAGGCCCTCTACGACACCGAGGTCAAGGCGCCCGCCGAGGCGCTTCTGGAGCGTATGACCGACTGGTGCGATGGCGTGCTCGGGGTGACGGTGCGCCCGAAGCTCTACCGCATCCACAGGGACATCAGGTTCTCCGGGGACAAGACGCCCTACAACACCCACCTGCACATGCAATGGTCGATGACCGGGGCGCCGGTGTGCCTTCTGTTCGGGGCGAGCCGGGACTATTGCAAGGTGGGGATCGGTGCGATGACAATGGACAAAGACAAGCTTGGCCAATGGCGTGCCGCCGTCGCGCGGGGCGACGACGTGCTGGCCGAGGTTGCCGCGCTCCGGGCGGCGGGCTGGACCACGGACGACCCGCACCTCAGGCGCGTTCCCGCCCCCTACGCTCAGGACCACCCGGAGGCCGCGCACCTGCGCCGCAAGGGGATCGTCCTGTGGCATGACATGGACGAGGCAGAGATTGCCGACCTCGACCATGCGCTGAAGGCGCGGTTCACCGAGGCCGACGGCTGGCGCCGGTCGCTGGCCCGGGTGATCGGGTGA
- a CDS encoding lytic murein transglycosylase gives MTISRRSVALGLVSLSALSACGRSPRGAALAGPGDAPPPRPAPSSAPNAGFDGWVASFKNRAASQGFTQAQLDSAFRGVGYLPSVVANDNKQSEFTRTLEDYLAIAASDERVSNGRAKYRQFGSVLSGVESRYGVDAKIVAAVWGMESSYGARRGETPIVSAMATLAYDGRRRDFFEQQLFAVLKILSAGDTTPDRMIGSWAGAMGHTQFMPTSYLSYAVDYTGDGRRDIWSDDPSDALASTANYLKKFGWTKGQPWGVEVKLPAGFDRSKAGFSITRAPSDWAAMGVRNMDGATVGNFGAAKVIQPAGGGGPAFMVFNNFEVIKRYNNATSYAIGVGHLGDRIAGGGPIRGSFGPDPQGLTLDDRKDIQRRLTAKGFDTDGTDGVIGAKSEAAIRAFEAANGMPSTGVATKELLLRLGGRPG, from the coding sequence ATGACGATATCGCGCCGCAGTGTGGCCTTGGGCCTCGTGTCGCTGAGTGCGCTCTCCGCCTGTGGGCGCAGCCCCCGTGGCGCGGCGCTGGCCGGGCCGGGCGACGCACCGCCGCCGCGCCCGGCACCCTCAAGTGCGCCCAATGCAGGCTTCGACGGCTGGGTGGCGAGCTTCAAGAACCGCGCGGCGTCGCAAGGCTTCACCCAGGCGCAACTCGACAGTGCCTTCCGTGGGGTCGGCTATCTTCCCAGCGTCGTCGCCAACGACAACAAACAGTCCGAGTTCACCCGGACCCTTGAGGATTACCTCGCCATCGCGGCCAGCGACGAGCGCGTGTCGAACGGACGCGCGAAATACCGTCAGTTCGGCTCGGTCCTGTCGGGTGTCGAAAGCCGCTACGGAGTCGACGCCAAGATCGTCGCGGCGGTCTGGGGCATGGAATCGAGCTATGGCGCACGCCGCGGCGAAACCCCGATCGTCAGCGCCATGGCTACGCTCGCCTATGACGGGCGCCGCCGGGATTTCTTCGAGCAACAACTGTTCGCCGTCCTGAAGATCCTCTCTGCCGGTGACACCACGCCGGACCGGATGATCGGGTCCTGGGCGGGGGCGATGGGGCATACGCAGTTCATGCCGACCTCCTATCTGTCCTACGCGGTCGATTACACCGGCGACGGACGGCGCGACATCTGGAGCGACGATCCCTCGGACGCGCTGGCCTCCACCGCCAACTACCTGAAGAAATTCGGCTGGACCAAGGGCCAGCCCTGGGGCGTCGAGGTGAAGCTTCCGGCGGGTTTCGATCGCTCCAAGGCCGGCTTCTCGATCACGCGTGCGCCTTCCGACTGGGCTGCGATGGGCGTTCGCAACATGGACGGGGCGACCGTCGGCAATTTCGGCGCGGCCAAGGTGATCCAGCCGGCCGGCGGCGGCGGCCCGGCCTTCATGGTCTTCAACAATTTCGAGGTCATCAAGCGCTACAACAACGCCACTTCCTACGCGATCGGGGTCGGCCATCTGGGCGACCGGATCGCGGGCGGCGGGCCGATCCGGGGGTCCTTCGGGCCCGATCCGCAGGGGCTCACGCTCGATGACCGCAAGGACATCCAGCGCCGCCTGACGGCCAAGGGCTTCGACACCGACGGCACCGATGGCGTCATCGGGGCCAAGTCTGAAGCCGCGATCCGCGCCTTCGAGGCGGCCAACGGCATGCCCTCGACCGGGGTTGCGACCAAGGAACTGCTGCTGCGACTCGGCGGCCGACCCGGCTGA
- the ppk2 gene encoding polyphosphate kinase 2, producing the protein MTDTAIDGQAAEVTEFPRVASDIIRQTFENGEYPYEGKMGSSDYEAQKAALQAELLKVQRWAGETGQKFVLLFEGRDAAGKGGTIKRFMEHLNPREARVVALGKPTDRERGQWFFQRYLEQLPTAGEMVFYDRSWYNRAGVERVMGFCTPNEYLEFMRQVPELERMLVRSGIRLYKYWFSVTREEQMKRFSARETDPLKRWKLSPVDKASLGKWDDYTEAKEAMFFYTDTADAPWTIVKSSDKKRARLEAMRHFLSTLDYPDKDRHIAVAPDPLIVGRASQVIHGSEHILGASLHPEQRRGANAS; encoded by the coding sequence ATGACCGATACCGCCATCGACGGCCAAGCCGCCGAAGTCACCGAATTTCCGCGCGTCGCATCCGACATCATCCGCCAGACCTTCGAGAACGGGGAATACCCCTATGAGGGCAAGATGGGTTCCTCCGACTACGAGGCCCAGAAAGCCGCGCTTCAGGCCGAGCTTCTCAAGGTTCAGCGCTGGGCCGGTGAGACGGGGCAGAAATTCGTGCTGCTCTTCGAAGGGCGCGATGCGGCCGGAAAAGGCGGCACGATCAAGCGGTTCATGGAGCATCTGAACCCGCGCGAGGCGCGTGTGGTGGCCTTGGGCAAGCCGACAGACCGGGAACGCGGGCAATGGTTCTTCCAGCGCTATCTCGAACAGCTTCCCACGGCGGGGGAAATGGTCTTCTACGACCGAAGCTGGTACAACCGCGCGGGTGTCGAACGGGTGATGGGGTTCTGCACCCCCAACGAATACCTCGAATTCATGCGGCAGGTTCCCGAGCTTGAACGGATGCTCGTCCGCTCTGGCATCCGGCTTTACAAATACTGGTTCTCCGTGACGCGCGAAGAGCAGATGAAACGTTTTTCCGCTCGCGAGACCGACCCCCTGAAGCGTTGGAAACTGTCGCCCGTCGACAAGGCATCGCTTGGCAAATGGGACGACTACACCGAAGCCAAGGAGGCGATGTTCTTCTACACCGACACGGCGGATGCGCCCTGGACCATCGTGAAATCCTCGGACAAGAAGCGCGCCCGGCTCGAGGCGATGCGCCATTTCCTTTCGACGCTCGACTATCCGGACAAGGACCGGCATATCGCCGTTGCGCCGGACCCGCTGATCGTCGGACGGGCGAGCCAGGTCATTCACGGATCGGAGCATATCCTCGGGGCGAGCCTTCACCCCGAGCAGCGGCGGGGAGCCAACGCAAGCTAG
- a CDS encoding glycosyl hydrolase family 28-related protein codes for MNVSITRGLDLMPPAFAEGLGQWSSGNGTPGSATYDGAANAAYVPSDQDFGGCIELLKTEATQKLRWMGQTPILPGTYLRITARVKMMSGIFPEVRVAGYALNGAGVHIAGLTEVAGSATLDTYGKIATVMGIVGTGNRTGVDMIWPTATYGHFGIDLVGGSGGIVRVDDITIEDVTEAFLRDMIDAVDVRDFGAVGDGTTDNRAAFAAADAAADGRTIMVPDGNYFIASTLTITNKIRFDGTVTMPASARLVLQKNFDLTTYIDAFGDEVLAFKKGFQALMDYSDHNGFDLKGRKIDVSTPIDMRDAVNDTGTFLIRRVLRNGQFNLVDDPSWAPTVRTSQASYNANNPRVLTNVVNASQIVPGSQVTGAGVGREVFVKAVNVAAQSLELSQPLYGPAATQSYTFTRHKYCLDFMGFDNLRRLTFSDIEFQMNGYANGVLLPATGENIQFKDCFFLKAKEKCITSPGRACQDLHLDRCQFISNEQGTAATQRVSVGVNVNANDAKIRDNRFQRMGLSIVLNGTGHMVTGNHVFQGDDETNAPRTPGIVFTYEPALATVTGNYIDNCSIEWTNEHDAKPDFASELSFSQMTVTGNIFYCSNAISSFRFLRIKPFGTGHFILGFQVNQNAFFAAGGNIERVEEWDTTHAPADYWRFRNINFERNNYSGVTQATASPVTLEFAQTSNAATWTLDPSGYLPFGGNARIVSALTKVDAIQNGSNAVVDSMPYVKTNQGAAYKLVQLVWPQACRGTVECTVRVDRPL; via the coding sequence ATGAACGTTTCGATAACCCGGGGTCTCGACCTGATGCCGCCTGCCTTCGCGGAGGGGCTTGGCCAGTGGTCGAGCGGCAACGGCACGCCGGGGTCTGCGACCTATGACGGGGCTGCCAACGCGGCCTATGTTCCCTCCGATCAGGATTTCGGCGGTTGTATCGAACTGCTCAAGACCGAGGCGACGCAGAAGCTGCGCTGGATGGGGCAGACGCCGATCCTGCCGGGGACCTACCTGCGCATCACCGCCCGCGTGAAGATGATGAGCGGCATTTTCCCCGAGGTGCGCGTGGCCGGCTATGCGTTGAACGGGGCAGGGGTGCACATCGCCGGGCTGACCGAGGTCGCGGGCTCCGCCACGCTCGACACCTACGGCAAGATCGCGACGGTGATGGGGATCGTGGGCACTGGGAACCGGACCGGTGTCGACATGATCTGGCCCACCGCGACCTATGGCCATTTCGGGATCGACCTCGTCGGGGGATCGGGCGGGATCGTGCGGGTCGACGACATCACCATCGAGGACGTGACCGAAGCCTTCCTACGCGACATGATCGACGCGGTCGACGTGCGCGACTTCGGGGCCGTGGGGGACGGGACGACCGACAACCGCGCCGCCTTTGCCGCCGCCGATGCCGCCGCCGATGGCCGCACGATCATGGTGCCCGATGGGAACTATTTCATCGCAAGCACCCTCACCATCACCAACAAGATCCGCTTTGACGGGACGGTGACGATGCCCGCATCGGCGCGGCTCGTGCTCCAGAAGAATTTCGATCTCACGACCTATATCGACGCGTTCGGGGACGAAGTGCTGGCCTTCAAGAAGGGCTTTCAGGCGCTCATGGACTACTCCGACCATAACGGCTTCGACCTCAAGGGCCGCAAGATCGACGTCTCTACCCCCATCGACATGCGCGACGCGGTGAACGACACCGGCACCTTCCTGATCCGCCGGGTGCTCAGGAACGGGCAGTTCAACCTGGTGGACGATCCGAGCTGGGCACCGACGGTGCGGACCTCTCAGGCGAGCTACAACGCGAACAATCCGCGTGTGCTGACCAACGTGGTCAACGCGTCTCAGATCGTGCCGGGCAGCCAGGTCACCGGGGCAGGTGTTGGTCGCGAGGTCTTCGTGAAGGCGGTCAACGTCGCGGCGCAGTCGCTGGAGCTGAGCCAGCCGCTCTACGGGCCGGCGGCCACCCAGAGCTATACCTTCACACGACACAAGTATTGCCTTGATTTCATGGGCTTCGACAACCTGCGTCGGCTGACCTTCTCTGACATCGAGTTCCAGATGAACGGCTATGCCAACGGGGTTCTGCTTCCGGCAACGGGCGAGAACATCCAGTTCAAGGACTGTTTCTTCCTCAAGGCGAAGGAGAAATGCATCACCAGCCCGGGCCGTGCCTGTCAGGACCTGCACCTCGACCGATGCCAGTTCATCTCGAACGAACAGGGCACGGCGGCCACGCAGCGGGTCAGCGTGGGTGTGAACGTGAATGCCAACGACGCCAAGATCCGCGACAACCGGTTCCAGCGGATGGGCCTGTCCATCGTGCTGAACGGCACCGGCCACATGGTCACGGGCAACCACGTGTTTCAGGGCGACGACGAAACCAACGCGCCGCGCACGCCGGGGATCGTGTTCACCTATGAACCTGCGCTGGCCACGGTGACGGGCAACTACATCGACAACTGCTCGATCGAATGGACGAACGAACATGATGCCAAGCCGGACTTCGCGTCAGAGCTGAGTTTCAGCCAGATGACCGTGACCGGGAACATCTTCTATTGCTCGAACGCGATTTCGAGTTTCCGCTTCCTGCGCATCAAGCCCTTCGGGACCGGCCACTTCATCCTTGGCTTCCAGGTCAACCAGAACGCCTTTTTCGCGGCAGGCGGCAATATCGAGCGGGTCGAGGAATGGGACACCACCCATGCCCCGGCCGACTACTGGCGGTTTCGCAACATCAACTTCGAGCGCAACAACTACTCCGGTGTCACGCAGGCGACGGCGAGCCCCGTCACGCTTGAATTCGCGCAGACCTCCAACGCCGCGACATGGACCCTCGATCCTTCCGGCTATCTGCCCTTTGGCGGCAATGCCCGCATCGTGAGTGCCTTGACCAAGGTCGATGCGATCCAGAACGGATCGAACGCGGTGGTGGACAGCATGCCCTACGTCAAGACGAACCAGGGCGCGGCCTACAAGCTCGTGCAACTTGTCTGGCCGCAAGCCTGTCGCGGGACCGTGGAATGCACGGTCCGGGTCGACCGGCCGCTTTGA
- a CDS encoding DUF4864 domain-containing protein, with protein MKQFLVICAFSLLTLPHALRAQMAPDSAIEAVISNQFDAFLDEDVDKAWTYASPTIQGMFRTPENFGNMVENGYPMVWAPTSTEFLELREEAGGLWQRVQVGDMSGTVHLLDYKMVEIDGSWRIDAVVYLESVGVGV; from the coding sequence ATGAAGCAATTTCTGGTCATCTGTGCCTTCAGCTTGTTGACCTTGCCCCACGCCCTACGCGCCCAGATGGCGCCTGACAGCGCGATCGAGGCGGTGATATCGAACCAGTTCGACGCCTTTCTCGACGAGGATGTGGACAAGGCGTGGACCTATGCCTCGCCCACGATCCAGGGGATGTTCCGCACGCCCGAGAATTTCGGGAACATGGTGGAGAATGGTTATCCCATGGTCTGGGCCCCGACCTCGACCGAGTTCCTCGAGCTTCGAGAGGAGGCCGGTGGGCTATGGCAGCGCGTGCAGGTGGGAGACATGTCCGGGACCGTCCACTTGCTCGACTACAAGATGGTCGAAATTGACGGGTCCTGGCGCATCGACGCCGTGGTTTATCTCGAAAGCGTCGGCGTCGGGGTCTGA
- a CDS encoding VOC family protein has product MATVTGIGGFFFRSKDPGALALWYEDHFGILQVPSDYGGAVWRQEAGVTVFAPFPEDTGMFGAPDRQFMLNFRVPDLPEAVEDLRAAGISVEVDPETYPNGVFASLTDPEGNPIQLWEPRGPEA; this is encoded by the coding sequence ATGGCGACGGTAACGGGCATTGGCGGGTTCTTCTTCCGGTCGAAGGACCCGGGCGCGCTGGCACTCTGGTACGAAGACCACTTCGGCATTCTCCAGGTCCCGTCTGACTACGGCGGCGCCGTTTGGCGTCAGGAGGCAGGGGTGACGGTATTTGCGCCCTTTCCCGAAGACACCGGGATGTTCGGTGCGCCGGACCGGCAATTCATGCTGAATTTCCGTGTGCCCGATCTCCCGGAAGCGGTCGAAGACCTTCGCGCCGCAGGCATCTCGGTCGAAGTCGACCCCGAGACCTACCCCAATGGCGTCTTCGCGAGTCTTACCGACCCGGAAGGCAATCCGATCCAGCTCTGGGAACCGCGAGGACCCGAAGCCTAG